The DNA segment TCGCCCTCGCCGTCGAGCTGGGCAGCACGGACATCTCCCAGCGCGGCACCGCCGCCGGTCAAGCGGAGCGCTGCCTGGCGATGACGCAGGAGCTGCGCGAGCACGCCGATCATGAAGACACCTTCATCCATGGGCTGCTGCGGGAGCGGGCTCCGGAGGCGGCCGATGCGCTGGAGGCGGAGCATGTGCGCCTCGACGCGGCCTTCGTCGCGCTGGACGAGCGGGCGCGCGCCCTGCCCACGAGCCCGGCCGACGCCCTCGCGGAGGCCCAGCACGCGCTGTACCTCGCGCTGAACGAGGTGATCAGCGCCTACCTGGCGCACCTGTACGTGGAAGAAACAGTCGCGATGCCGGCGCTGTGGGAGTACTCCAGCGAGGAGGAGCTGGGGGCCGTGTACGCCGCCTTTCGCTCGTCCCGTACCCAGGAGGAGGCCCTTACGGACCTCCGCAGGATGCTGCCGGCCCTGCCGCCCCCGACGCGCGCGGCGATCGTGCACGATGTCGTGCAGGCCGCGGCCGACCAGGCGGGCAGCACGCTCGCCGCCGTCACCACCACCCTCAGCCCCGATCAGCGCAGCCGCCTCTACGAGGACCTCGCCGTGCCGGAGGCGTGGGCCCTGCAGGAGTGCGGGCCCGCCTGAGGGACCTCGGCGCTTGACCTGCAACCACGGGACACCGGGCGGCCGCTGGGCATCGCGGTGCTCTGCGTGCCGCCCGGTGGGCGGGGAGCATCGGTTCAGTCGAGGACCGCGGTGGCTTCGATCTCGACGAGATGGTCCGGGACGTCCAGTGCGGCTACGCCCAGCAGCGTGGCCGGCGGGACCGGGGTGACTCCCAGCTTCGCGGCCGCCCGGGAGATCCCCTCCAGGAGCAGGGGCATCTTGTCGGGGGTCCAGTCGACGACGTAGACGGTCAGTTTCGCCACGCCACCGAACGAACCACCGGCCTCGGCCAGGGCAGTGGCGATGTTGAGGTAGCACTGCTCGACCTGCGCGGCGAGGTCGCCTTCGCCGACCGTGCGCCCCTCCGCGTCCCAGGCCACCTGTCCGGCGATGAAGGCCAGCTTCGCTCCGGAGGCGATCGACACCTGCCGGTAGGCGTCGATCTCGGGCAATCCGTTGGGGTTCATCAGGGTGACGGCCATGCTGCCTGCCTCCAGGTCGTGAGAGACCTCCACGGTCTCTTGTGGTTACTCAGGCACCGTAGGAGAGTGAATGCTGACATGGAAGAACGCACTTTTCGGTGACGGGGGAACCTGAGGGTGACCAAGCAGTTCAAGGGCTCGTCCAAGGACGAAGCAGACCTGACACGCGCGGACTCGCTGGCACGGGAGATCTTCTCGGACGTCGCCAACAAGTGGGCGTTCCTGATCATCGAAGCCGTAGGCGAGCGCACCCTGCGCTTCACCGAATTGCGCAACGAGATCGACGGCATCAGCCACA comes from the Streptomyces angustmyceticus genome and includes:
- a CDS encoding hemerythrin domain-containing protein, with the translated sequence MPKVDLYRNVHMGQRARLFALAVELGSTDISQRGTAAGQAERCLAMTQELREHADHEDTFIHGLLRERAPEAADALEAEHVRLDAAFVALDERARALPTSPADALAEAQHALYLALNEVISAYLAHLYVEETVAMPALWEYSSEEELGAVYAAFRSSRTQEEALTDLRRMLPALPPPTRAAIVHDVVQAAADQAGSTLAAVTTTLSPDQRSRLYEDLAVPEAWALQECGPA
- a CDS encoding RidA family protein, yielding MAVTLMNPNGLPEIDAYRQVSIASGAKLAFIAGQVAWDAEGRTVGEGDLAAQVEQCYLNIATALAEAGGSFGGVAKLTVYVVDWTPDKMPLLLEGISRAAAKLGVTPVPPATLLGVAALDVPDHLVEIEATAVLD